The genomic region TCAGCTGAAGTGAAGAGGTGGTACTGAATGGTGATAAACTGTATGTATAAATCCTATCATCAACAATATCACAAACCATAGTGCAAAAATTCACTTTAAAAGAATCTGCCTCTCATAGAAGCTACCTGGTGTATGGAAGGCAAACAGGGAGTGCAGGTGGGAGCAATCCTCAGAGTGGAGGAAAGATGACACTGATAAACTGATTGGTGTTGAAATTCATCTTCTTGAAACCAAGTCATGAATAACCTCATAATTTCACAGTGACAtcaaaaaattttagttaaataaataaattttacatgtgTGGTGAAATACTGAATAATTAGacaaattaaatttgaatttttaattaaatattttaaaattaatttgaaatgtaATGGCAAGTCAAATATTGTTACAGAGGCTGCAAGACGAGAGGGAAAAGCAGGATCTGGTTTTGAAAAAGCACATTTTCAGGTATTCTGACTGGTCACATCTCTGCTTTCCAGTTTCTTCATTTGTGAAGtatctctattttaattttattaaaatttctaagtCAAAGAGTATCTAAGTCAAAGCGTAGGaagtttccttaaaaaataataacagaattGTGATGACATCAAACCATCCCGTGTCTCTGAGGATGTTATTCCCATCGCTAATGTGTTTTGCATTGTTGTTTAGATCGCTACCAATTCATTAGTAACTTTTTTAATTTGCTAATCAAGGACTAATTTTTGTTCACATGCATTTTCCCTGTGCACTGctaacaaaataaacatataaaagaaatgttGCCATTATATAATTTGCAGGGAAACTTGCCTTTCTGTAGAGGGAGATCAGATTTCTTTTACCATTAGATTAGATTAAatttctcttattattatttctcttcttatCAGAAGACTATCCTTCTAGTAAAGTTATATAAAATCTGCCTTATCTCTAAACTACCTTTATGTTCCTAGACCTTCAAGAGTTACTTGGAAATTCAGTATCAGAAGTCATTTTAGCCTTATTGAAGAAAAAGTAAGCATATAATATGGGATCAAAAAATCTAAGTAATGAAGTAATGAAAAAGAAgtaatgaaaattttatgaaaattctgTCAATTCTCACACTTACCCATGAATGTATGTGTTATATATTTAGATAGGTGGGTTCTGATAGTAGAGAGACAGAGTACACATAACCTTTTCAACCACTTAAACTCAATTGTGATTCCCTCAAGGACCACTGATAAAGTACCCTCAGGCAAGTAAGTATCTAATTGTCatgatatatttttcatatttctatttcagTAGAATGAGTAGTTGGTTTTAAAATATGGATTTTAATTCATTGCAGTTGATGtttcagaaagaaaatcaataatcATTTCTTACTGTGATTCTAAAATGTTCTAAAAGAACATGAAGTTCAAATTCTCTTGTCATGGATTCTTAATCTCTGAAAAGAATCAGTCATAACTCTGTTAGGATAtctattttctcttaaaaaaaaaataaaggtcaatGATAAAACACTACTGCCCTGTATGCACTGAGGCAAAGAAGTAAAACACCATCAGTATTATAATAACCTAACAAGGACCACATCTTATTTTATATCTGTTATTTAAGCTTTTTTTCCCCTAACTTTTAATGATGAAAGTGAAAGGGAACAGGAGGAAGAACATTCAATTTTCTTGAATCTCAACTATTCATCTATGTACTTTTTCTGTTCTAAATAAAGAATGAATGATGTTAATTCAAAATATAAGCCAGAGTGCctaactttacttttttattcacTAAATAAGAATTTtgcaaaggaaaaagaataagatATCATTTCATCTAACTCCTAAAAAGTAACTGTTAAATGAGGAAGGTCTGTATAGGTTGTCATCAGGGCCTAAATGTTAATGATAGTTGAAGATAATCTTTATGAGAATATGATGGTAAAATGTATTATCTATTTAATTAAATTGTTTCAAActttaaattaaactaaataatttttaaactaagtCATGGATATTTTTCCAGGGTGATTTGATTACACTATATTGGTGTGATTGTCAATAAAAGCTAAAATTAAgtagatatatgtacatatacatatataatctaGAAACACCAGTTTAACTACATTATCAAAAATAGTATTTACTGAAAACAAACACATTTATTAggaatatgaaatattaaattagTGAATTTTCAAAGGGGCAAGAGTGGGTATGTGACATGGTTATTATTCCCGAAGccatgaaaataaattatcacCTAAATACTAATGTGCCAGAGCATTTATTTTTGCTATATAGAATGCTTAccaattcacaaataatttataaagtcaTCTAGAGATCTTTTAAAAATGCTAACATGGTAAGTTGCTAGTCTTTATCAAGAATTCACAGTATttatcaaacaataaaaaaatgaaacttagATAAAATAAGCAGAAAATTATTTCAGACCCTAGAAATTCATAGAggagaaaaataactaaatttatcACACTAaatctaaagttgtttttttcacACTGCACTGAAATGAAAGTACTTTATTTCAGTATTCTACTGATATACCCTGAAAACTCCTTTAAGCAGTCTTGTTCATTATTTTATCACATCTTTAATATTATACTctctaaacaatttttattaaatatgtattgaatgaataaatgtaaaTTGTTTACTTGACaattagaaaaatgaagagaaactgAATTATTATTGATTCACTATTCAGAATAAACATACCAAGAATTAGTTCACAAGAAATTAGTTTTCCCCCATGTAAATTTTCTCTACAagctttttcattgttttaatattaatttttcctcATAAACATATAGCCCAATACAAAGTAAAAATGTATTGACAAGATCCATTTTTATAGGATGGAAGCATGAGAGCTGCTGCTCTAAATTATGAATCTCAATGATGGTAAGTTctaccttgataaaaaaaaattaatacttcagatttttgagaaagaaatgtaaattcaAGTACAGAATTGCTTAAAACACAAGAGATGAAGAAAAGGACAGTAAGGAACTATTGTCCAGGAGTAAGGTAGGAGACTTTAAAATGTGTTTACAAAGATTGGTTttgagggccagagctataatagTGGATGGGACACTTGCCcagaccaccaagaatgattactgagtgcagagccaggaaaagccctgaacactgtgggAGTggaccaaacaaataaataaccttCAATATAGAATAATATGGGCATTAAAGTCACTCAAATACGTTCAGAATTAATCTATGGGCTCAGCAAAATTGTTAGGACTTAAGgtcaataagtaaaataaattatgattttaaaGAAAGATTGGTTCTTATATGTCTGTTTCTGGATATTGCTTTTAAGGATGTTACATATATCAAAACTCCAAGAAATTAGCAGCAGGGCTATGGAATATACTGGAAAATTAGTGAGGGAAAGTGATTTAAGAGAAACAACAATAACTTTTCAAATAAGTcattaagatattattttaagacATTCAGAAAGGTACACAAAATAAACTCAGAGTTAACCAGATTCTTGAAAAGAATCCTACTGGGACTCTTTATATGACCCAGAGTACCAGAACAGCTTTAAATCTGATTTACATATAGGTTTCAAACAAATTTTGCTTCATCACTTCAAAAAGCTGTCAAAGCAGCCCAAAACTaacttggaaatattttcatttaaaaataccaAAGTTACCTTGTACTTTTTTAGTGGCCTGTAGGTACTCTTTCAATTACCTTGCTTCCCAAAAGTGGACTTATTTGATCGGAAGGCAAgaatattttgagttttgttaAGCAATGTAAAATTAGCTCCAGAAacttcattttattcagcatatgAGTTTATTTCCCTACTGTTTTACCAACATAGGACATtgaatatctattttaaatatctgttcatcttatatgaattatatatttatgtaaattctTTGACATAAGAGTCTTATTTGAAAGAGAAATGCCTTTATTGTCTAAATATTCAttgaaaaatatgtttctttgtattttaagttTTGTATCTGCTTGTTAAGAGATAATTTTAAGTGCAAAGGCAAAATGAACACTTTCAAATCAATTTGTCTCTGTTAAATTTTAACATATGATGGCAGAcataaaaatggttaaaagatCATTGAAAGCACAACAGGAACAAAGAAATATTTGGTAAATGATAAATTTCTATCTGTCTATCTAGGTAACAATTATAACAATTGTAGTATTCCTATAAAGGATAATTAGAGAAGCTTTGCATGTATGGATAAAAAATCTTTAGAGGAAATATCTGTAAATTCTCCTCTATTTTACTCTAATGCCAAAATTGCTCTTTAAAATGTTTAGGTTGGGGAAAGGGGTTGGAATGATCTTACAGTGGTTATAGCATTTGCATGAAGCAGACCCTGTCCCATATATACCCCTTAAATCAcctgaagtgacccctgagcacagttgggtgtggctaccccccaaaaaaaagcttgtTTTTAATACAAATACTACTTGTTtcacagagataatacagaattGAGACACTTGCTTGCATGCATCTAATTCCATTTTGATTCCCCAGTACTACACATTGTTCCACAGCATCATGAGAAGTATTCCTTGAgcacaaaagaaagaataagccCTCAacacaagttaaaataaaaaaagcaatcaTATTTTCAGGTTTTGAGATGATTTtgtattgtatgcctaaaacccaatcataaatatctttgcAATTTCAAggtgattaaattttttaaaatgcttttgtatgaaataacaaagaaaatatactgcaaaaaaaataaatgaaacctcAAATAAAAAccagggactggaatgatagaatagggtatttgccctgcatgcagctaacctaggttcaatttcagacatcctatatggtctcccaagtaagccaaaagtaatttctgagtgcagagtcaggagtaaccctgagcaccactgggtatggcccaaaaggaaaacaaaaaaaaaaaaaaaagaacaaatacaaaccaAATATCACTAGTAAAAGGCAAAACTGTATTCAGAagcagatatttaaaatataccatATGAGATATAAATGGTTTCTCTtgttcttatatatatgtattttaatatatttatattttatgtttatatatgttatatttattttatatatttataatacttaTTTATAACTAATCAAAATTATAAGCATATAATCCATGTTAGATATTTTCTATAGGCCTtttgtcataaaatattaaagtaaatgaGTGAGTTGgcttattagaatattttaatttgggtTCTAAAATTGACACTTTTCTATTGAAATatcttttgatttgatttgaggTATTGATGAGAAATCATACAGCAATAACAACATTTATCCTTATGGGATTGACAGATGACCCATATCTACAGGCtctcctttttgtatttttgtttgtcacTTACATGTTGAGTGTGACTGGAAATATCACCATCATCATCCTCACACTTTTGGATTCTCATCTTAAAACTCCCATGTATTTTTTCCTtcgaaatttctcttttttagaaTTTTCATTCACCACTGTATGTATTCCAAGATTCCTGTATAGTATGACAACTGGAGATAATACTGTTAGTTACAATGCTTGTGCCAcgcaaatattttttgttgtcttCTTTGGATCAACGGAATTTTTTCTCCTGGCTGCCATGTCCTATGATCGCTATGTGGCCATTTGCAAGCCCTTACATTACACAACCATCATGAATAACAGAGTCTGTACTACATTTGTcctctcttgttggattgctggCTTACTGATCATTCTTCCACCTCTTGGCATGGGCCTGCAGCTAGAATTCTGTGACTCAAATGTGATTGATCATTTTGGCTGTGATGCGTCTCCAATTTTACAGATAACCTGCTCAGATACAGTGTTAATAGAAAAAGTTATTTTGGCTTTTGCAGTGCTAACACTCATAATTACTTTGGTGTGTGTAGTCCTCTCCTATACATATATCATCAAGACTATTCTCAGATTTCCAACTGCCCAACAAAGGAAAAAGGCATTTTCTACCTGCTCTTCCCATATGATTGTGGTTTCCATCAGTTATGGCAGTTGCATCTTTATCTACATCAAACCTTCAGCAAAAGAAGGAGTAGCCATTAATAAGGTGGTGTCTGTTCTCACTACTTCTGTTGCCCCTCTACTTAATCCATTCATTTATACTCTCCGAAACAAACAAGTGAAAGATGCTTTCAAAGACACAATAAAGAAAATTGTATATATCAGCAAAAATTAACATTATTGATGGATTCTGATGCTAAGTCTGACTAAATTTAAATCTGAATACCCCCTGAGTGGCCATTCATAAATTTGCCAAATAAATTGTTACTTCCTATGTTGTAGTATAGTAAGTAAAGTCTCACTGGAGCTTTGTCTTTTATAATACAATAGCAAACTCAAAGTGTTTATTTCTCCTACTGCTGGTCTTGCTGTGTTTAGTGTTTTCTTTGATAAGTGCATGTTTTAAAGACTTATTTCCAAAATTTTCAATGTcaagaaagaaatgcaaataaataaagctgTATTTTACATATTATGTTCTCATTTGGTAGAAGTACTCAGAGATCATATTTTAtatgttctaaatattttaatatagcctcaaagtacataaaataaagattctTTGGAAAAGCTGAAAACATGATCTAAGAGCAAAATGTGCATTCTATATTGatccttctcatttttctttctaattagtTGAATTCaagtaatattatattataacttTACATTAAAATCATCATGTGTATGTACTACATTGAGTTtgccattaaaattttaattctttcatttcccacttgCCACCTTTCACCTGACTCACTTTTCCATTCTGTTAACCACTGATTATGATTTCATTCAGAAATGAGTAGGACTTGTTAATAAAACAGCTTCAAAATACCTAATGTCAACTATAGTTAACATGTTAACTAAATGTTTCTATTGGTCTTTCTGTCAGTGAATTTGTGTTTACGACATCAGAAAAACTGATATGACTATAGAAGAAACAAACAAGTCTACCACTTGACATTTGAGTATGTTTAGGCACGGATACAGGAAAATAAGCATGAATTTATAGGCCAAATAACTAAATCTTGATTCCTTAAATTCTTAACATTCAGATAGATATTATCCTtgacaaaaaaaagttaagagaTTAGGAAAATTGATCAAAACAGTCTAAGAAAGACATTGTAAGGTGAATTTTATTGTTTAGCAATGATTGACTAGTAAGAATAACATGTCAGTAGAGTGAAAAAATTTAGAGaatgggagaagagagaaaggattttttttattaaaataagaaagtcATAGATCTTAGACTAAATGGTTGTAATTCTTTCTACTAAATGGAAATAATAGTTTGTAATTTTCATATTTGAAGTATAGTGAAACTCTAGGTTTTCATAGTATATACACAATTATCCATTTactaaaatgtacattttttctATCATTTAATTTTCATGCAAGATATTGGCCACGGTAGTACTATCAGTTTCTTATACTTCAGAAGTATTCAGGGTTAAATAAAACTAGGTAAAGTCTTTCccaattttccatttaaattttccaaaataaaatgaaaaaccagTATCTATTCTCTAATTTCTCTTCAGAAAATTAATGAAGCTTACACCTATAAGATCAAAGTCTAGCCATTGCATTGCTCATCTGAACTAAGACTCTTTCACAACAAAATTTGTTTATGACTCTCATTGtttctttaaatgaagtaaaattaagaaTGTTAAAAGGATTTTTAATTCCATCCAATCTGTAATTCAGGTGCTCTAGCTAGTTCCAATACTAAAAAATGTGTTGTTTTCATGTAAAATAATCCAGTACTTTATTTCAAATGAGAAGGTAGTCTCTTCTTTTCACCTATTCAGTAAAATGGAGGAAAGGGTGACGTTGTGCCAGGTCTGTAAAATCTCAACTTGAATCTGAGGTAATTCATCAGATAACTGGGGTCATCCTGGAGACCAACTCTAGTTCCTAAACTGATTAagatactaacaactatcatgacaatagtagtgagtgagagaagtagactgcctgtctcaaatactggtagggggtgtgggtggagggagatgggatgcattggtggtgggaatgctgcactggtgaaggggagtgttctttttgtgaccgaacccaactacagtcatgtttgtaatcagggtatttaaataaaggtattttaaaaagacctttaaagaaaagaaaatttaaaaattaaattaaaatttaaaaattccaaaaaaaaaaaccaaccctaaACTgattaagcatttttatttgttttatttttattttgggtttgggtttgaggCTGTGCTAAGAATTCGTTTCTACTCCTGTCCTCAGAAttaactcctggtggactcagaggaccatagggggtACTTGGGTTACCTGGGATTAAACCCTGTTCTGCTGtttggaaggcaagtgccctacccactgtactctctggctcctagtaaacatttttcttagtttttattgagGGGggcaggaattacttctggctatgcactcagaaatcactcctggctcaggggatcatatggaatgctggagatggaatccaagtccgtcttgggtcagccgcgtgcaaggcaaatgccctaccgctgtgctatagctcagacCTCTCTAGTAACATTATTGAAATTGATTGCAGCTTTTCTTATTTTCCCTGTTTTGATAATAATAATGTTTAGCACCTGAAACTTAATTTATGTATAGTTAGAAGAATTCGTACAGAAGTGACATCCTCTATTGCAGTCACTCAGATGGTTAGCCACTTTCAACAGTTTTTGCTTATATCTCATATTTCTATCAATGCTATCACTACTttgatataaaactttatttctcaGTTATATTATCTGTACAACCACCGAATGATATCTAGTTTCCAATATCTTTCTTCTATAATTTATCTTAAACAACACTACTATTTATAGTGTTTATATTTATCCTAAAACCTGGTTCAAATTAGTTTATTATTTGCTTGAAAGTTCCAAAACCTCTTAGTACTTTCATTTAAACTCAATCTCTTAGCAATAAAAAGTTGTCAAACTACGGGGcctgagtggtagggcatttgccttgcacgtgactgacctacgatggaccgcggttcaatccaccagcgccccatatgttcccccaagccagaagaggtttctgagcgcatagtaggaaataaaatatgagtgtcatcaggtgtggctataaaaaaaaaacctgtcaaaCAAATAGTCAAGACATTTTATGAAACTCTTTGACATTAACCCTGATCTACATGAcattaaattacaaaaatgtctttgattCTTCACCATTCAAAACTATTTTACACATTACCTAGTCAAACAATCCCCCCACCCCATGATTAACTCTAGCCTTTATTTCCCTCTCATGTATTctgacaaaaataatttctatttcataCAACCCTATGAAATTATAcctttcacatattttatatttttctattcagtTGGCTTTCTTTAATTTCAGTTTATAATAAACTTGTTCCTATAATTCTCCAAAagcaaatatatttctaaaaggtatttaaattatcaaattattttctctGTAAAAAACATCTCATATGTCAAGAATATAAATTGTTGTGGGTGTATATGTAATTTCTATTTAATACCTCATTATCTCacaatgtttttcaaaaaattttaaggaaacagAATTTCTACTTTCCTGACTATATATAACCTGCTTAGAATAATTTAGCATTTTCACACTCTCCTACTTCTTTCCAATATCTGTCATAAATTTTTGTTCATTGAACCAATAATTATTGGGTTACTACTGTGTTTCAAGTAATGTTTTATTACCACAGAGAATGTGGTTTCTGTCCCACAGAGTTTGTGTTTCAGTAGCAGAGAAGAAAAGGATCTCTCAAATTTGTTCCAGCTTTTTGGCCTATAGAGTCTTCTTTAAAGCATGCGTTcttggaaaataaattataaaaactgaaagaaaataaaccaaaaaaatcacattGATAAGATATGTCAAAGGAGCAGAGAAATCaacagaatagctaaagcaaaacaACTTAATAGAAGCCGGTTTATTATCCCTACTTAAGTtgtaaattaaagaaacagatttGACTGTAAAACATCTTATATGTTCAAGAATATATTGTTGTGGGTGCATTTGTAATTTCAATTTAATTCCTCATTATTtcacaatgtttttttaaaaaattctaatgaggggccggagagatagcatggaggtaaggtgtttgccttgcatgcagatggacggtggttcgaatcccggcatcccatatggtcccctgagtctgccaggagtgattgatttctgagcatagagccaggagtaacccctgagcgcctcagggtgagcccccccccaaattctaatGGAACAGAattttctgattatttgtttAATTACTATTATCAAACCAATATAAATTGTTAAATATTGTGTTAAtaatttttggttggtttttttgttttgttttgtttttgagtttctacatccagcggcactcagactctgctcagaaatcgctcctggcaggctcaggagaccatcatgaggctgggaatcgaacccgggtccattcaggtcagctgcatgcaagacaaatgccctattgctgtgctatcacttcggcccattGTGTTAATAATATTGTTAGGAAAATGATATGTTAAAAACCATCTCTTTTTTCTTATACATCTAAAACTTctacactttatttaaaaaaaaaaaaaacactttgttgGTAACACCTggtagtgcccaggggttactccttggttcCTTAAagtcaggagcggtttctgagcagagccaggagtaacccccgagcgtcactgagtgtggcgtcaccacccccacacacacatacacacaaacacacaaaatagcAACAGAGGAGTTTTATTAGTCCCTGAGAACAGGAATCTCAGGAGGCATATTGTTTATGAGCACAATTGATCCCAAAGTGACTTcactggagagagaaaaaatatattgctttGGGTATTAAAAAACCTCCaagatatatatattatgtacatatatatcttgAGTAATTATTTCCTCTAGGAATATAAAGAGCCTTAGAGAATCTAATAACTTAATATTTACATGCTCAGTATTTCTCTATagtaaatgtaaatcaaaatacaTAATCTAGAACAAACAACAAAGCTCTCTGCTGCTCAATACAAAGGTAATAATacagtatacaaaatataaaaaataaaaatttattatacaaGAAACTGCATAAAGCAACATGTattgaagcaaaaaaaaacaattaaacccCACATGCATATTCATAGAATAGTTTTATATTCATATGCAAATAAAGAAGCTTAGGTTCTTACTAACATACTAATATTAGCAATAGAAAAACGTTATACTTGGCACTGGTTTATATGGGTAAAAATTACCCTTACTAAATATGTGTAACATTGACCTATAGATTTTTAATGCTCTTAAAATTGATGTTAAATTTTGCAA from Suncus etruscus isolate mSunEtr1 chromosome 11, mSunEtr1.pri.cur, whole genome shotgun sequence harbors:
- the LOC126022990 gene encoding olfactory receptor 6C2-like; protein product: MRNHTAITTFILMGLTDDPYLQALLFVFLFVTYMLSVTGNITIIILTLLDSHLKTPMYFFLRNFSFLEFSFTTVCIPRFLYSMTTGDNTVSYNACATQIFFVVFFGSTEFFLLAAMSYDRYVAICKPLHYTTIMNNRVCTTFVLSCWIAGLLIILPPLGMGLQLEFCDSNVIDHFGCDASPILQITCSDTVLIEKVILAFAVLTLIITLVCVVLSYTYIIKTILRFPTAQQRKKAFSTCSSHMIVVSISYGSCIFIYIKPSAKEGVAINKVVSVLTTSVAPLLNPFIYTLRNKQVKDAFKDTIKKIVYISKN